The following nucleotide sequence is from Gemmatimonadota bacterium.
TCCCTCGTACCTGGATCAGATACATACCTGTGCGTATCGGCATACGCCAACTTCATCGCCTCAATCTGAAGATGTAAACTATCCGCCGAATCAACAGCATACCCGGACAAATCCCAATACTCCAGCATCCCCAGTGCAATAAGCGCCGCAATACCCTGACCATTTGGCGGAATTTCGTGCAACGTGTAATCCCCAAAATCCACCGTCATCGTATCCACCCAATCTACCCGATGCTCTGCCAGGTCTCCTTCCGTCATCGCACCGCCAGTGCGTTTTGCATGCGCCGCGATCTTCTCTGCCAAATCGCCCGAATAGAACGCCTCTCCACCAGTCTCCGCAATGCGCTCAAGCGTGCGCGCCTGTGCTTCACACATAAATTTTTTTCCAATTTTGGGCGCGCGTCCCCCGGGTGCAAAAGTCGCCATCCAATCCGGCATATCGCCGTAATTATACACAGCCTGCGCCCAGCTATGTCCCGTAATAGGCGAAACCACAAAACCATCGCGCGCATAGTGAATCGCGGGTCCAAACAACGCCTCAAACGGCAACACGCCAAACCGCTCTGAAAGCGAGGCCCACGCCGAAACACAGCCCGGCACAGTCACGGCATCCCAGCCGCGCTGGGGCATCACCGCGTGCCCTGCAAATAATTCGGGCGACCACGCTTTTGGGGAACGCCCCGATGCGTTGAGACCGTGTATTTGCTCACCATCCCACAAAATGCAAAACGCATCGCTACCTATACCATTCATATTGGGTTCAACAACCGTAAGCGCCATCGCTGTCGCCAGAGCAGCATCTACGGCATTGCCACCATTGAGCAACATCTGCAACCCCGCCTGAGCGGCCAGCGGTTGAGAAGTCGCAACCACATTGCGCGCCATAACCGGCATGCGTTGGGAAGAATACGGAAAAGACCAGGACAATTCGGGCATAGATCTGCATCTCCTATATCAATTCAAAGTGATTCCTTTTATCACATCATTCATCAAATCATCGCCATCAACAGGTGCGCGCAGCGGCTCTGTAAAATTCAGCCGGTACCCATTGGGATCTATTACAATAACCTCGCGCGCATTCCACGGGCGATCGTGCGGACCGGAAACCTGGACATTGCCATCGCGTCGCACCCGATCGGCAATCGCGTCAACCGACTCGCGCAACACCGTAAAATTGAGTGTAACCCCCGCACCCCTTATGGACGCTATCAATGAGTTTGGTCCCTCCTCCATCAGAATCAAATCCGCATGAGGAGCCCACCGCAAATGCGACATAATGGGATCGCCCTGAGCACCTGGCATCTGTGAAACCAGAGAAAAACCGAGCGTATCGCAATACCATCGCGTAGATATATTGAGATCGTGAACCATCAGAGTTGTATAGGACGGCATCTGGTAGTCGAAATCGGATTCCACCTTGCATGTCCTTTCTCCCCAAAGGGGTAGATAGCCACCAACAAAAAAACCCGCCGAAGCATCTTCAGCGGGTTCGTTTTTTCAAGACTCATTTGCCCTTAAGTCTGTCGTCTCATTTTGAACCCGCCAATAATATTTTTGTCATTACCCGTAAAAACCGCGAGATTAATGCCACTTTCCGGGCACACATGGCCGTTGGCACGGACAAATGACATCTGCACGGATGCACTGATAGCGCAGTCATCCATTATCTGTTGGGTATTATACTGGTGGGTTACAAAAATCATACTACACTCTCAACTATATCTGCGAATAAAACTGAACGGAGCAGAAGATATATCAGGGGCATAGTAAAGTCAAGCGGGTTTTTTGTCTCTAACTAATTTAACCTTCAGGCGGCTTCCGATGAAACATGAGATCTGCAAATGCGCCTGTCACCTTACTACCCGTATTATCCGAGTCGGACATAAGATACACACGCACAACCTCTGCGGGTTCTTCATCGGGATAAAAGCGCTTGAAATCCTTATAAAAATTGCGCGACTCCCCAACCCATTGATTCACATTTTGATCCCCGCTCTCGGCAACAATGCGGTACCACTTATATTTGACAATTCCCAGCGCAACAGACGTCACCTGTGTCAGCGAAGTCTCTTCGGGTATGGTCCGCGTCCAGAGATAGGCAACTTCCCGCAACTTCCCTCTGGTATTGAGAACAGAAATACCGATCTTAGCTGCAAAATCATCGCCCGATTTCTGAATCTTGCCTTTGTGATCCGCTGTATCGCTATCATCAATCGTATTGCTAACCCGCCAGCGCCATGAAATATAGGGATACTCAGTCGCCGATATGAGATCGTACTTCCCCTGCGCCTGTTCGCGGACATCCTTCCCAAATCCCCTGGGCGGCCGATCACAGCGTTTGATCCAACCCTGACTGCGATCAACCGACAACGCCGTGCCATTCTTCGTCGGCACCTGCCAGAAAAGCGCAGCCGCATGATCGCTGCGAATCGCAAACACGCCATCTCGATGTTGCCCCGTAACATTCTCACCACAATCGTCCCAATCGCGCCGGAGCCAATCACCTCCCATATCTACAGCAACGCGATCCTGCGCTTGCACAACACACGGAAAAACAAAAAAGCCTATCTTGAACAAATTCCAAAAAATAGTACGAATCATAGATACCTTTTGTTGAAATATTGAAAACTAATTAAAACCGATCTTCGCGTGTGAGTCAAATTCACACCTGTTGTGGAAACACCACAGACAAGCGCGGTTTTAACGAAGATTTCATCCATTATACGCACAAATGCAATTTTCATACCAATAAAAAAAGCGCGACGGGAAAAAACCCGCCGCGCTTATGTGTTCAAATGGCAAATTGAAAACTACATCTCTGATGACTCTTCACCGTGGTGTTCGGACTTCTCTTTCATCTCGGACTTCTCCTGCGCCTCAGATTCCTTTTTCATCTGATCACGATCTCCACCTCGGCGGCCGCGAAACCAGCCGCGACCTCTGAACCGCGGACCATCGCCATCTCTGAAACCCGGACCACGACCTCTAAACCCAGGTCCCCCGCGACCTCTGAAACCCGAACCACCGCGACCGCGAAAACCCTCGCGTCCTCCTCGTCGCATCTCACCGAGCTTCTCTTTTTGTTCAGCCGTCAGCAAATTTCTAACATCAATATTGTGCTGAATTTCGCGCGCCATAATTTTCCCCTGCGCCGCCGTCACCGCATCGACCTTAGCCTGAATATCCGAAGCCGATGGATTATCCTGCTTCCGAATCTCACCCAAATCAATCCGCGCTTTCGCGTGTGCCGCGCGCAAATCGACCATCGCCTTTTGATGGGCAGAACGCAGACTATTCATCTTTTCCTTCTGCTCATCCGTCAGTTCCAGCGCCGCCATACCACCGCGCATACCGCGGCGTTTGCCCCTTTGGGCGTCTGCATGTTTCACAAAAGCGACACTTCCAATAATTCCAATAATGAAAACACCGATAACTGCGTAGATAATTTTGCGTTTCATGACACCTTGCTCCTCATGGTTAAACAGCAATTTCTAAGCATGCTGCCTGTTTGTAATAAAAAATCGAACAACCCTCGGCTGTGTTCAGGCCGGCATCTGCTCACAACGCGAAAGTCACGAATTATGGTGGCCCTCGGCGGGAACCGGGTGGACGGTCTCCCGGAGGACCGCGGCGGCCGCCACCTCGGCCGCGGAATCCTTGACGTCTATTTTTTTCCTCAAATTTTGCAAACTGCTCAGGCGTGAGAATAGTCTTCAACTTCTCGCGCAATTTTTGCTCCTGCGACCGCATATCTTCGCCAATTTTTCGGCGCATCGTATCAATCTCGCGCCGATGTTCCTGAAATGCAGCCCGCACAGCTTTCTTTTGCTCATCCGACAAATCGAGATCATAACCCATTCGATCAATCATGCGGTTGTAGTCATAAGGACGTCCACGCGGACCTGGTGGGCCGGGTGAGCGTAACAACTTGCGCTCGACAATAGTACCACACACCAGCCCCAGGGCAAAAATGCCCAAAAATAAAAGAACGGCCTGTGTGCGAGGTGAAAAAGAAAACATGATAGTCCCTTTGCAGTCGTTTACTCGGGATAGATAATCAGACTATCGGCTTGCACCTCCGACAGCACCATCTCAGTTTGCGAATCGAAATAATCGGACACCGTATTTGCCTCGGTATCTCCATTATCTATTAACACCATAAAAATAACAGCAGCCGCAGCGGCCAATGGCACGAGGCGTTTGCCCGCCCAGACCAGGCTATGCCATAAGCTCTCTTCCCGAATCTGTGCCTGAACGCCATCCCACAACCCCGGCGAAGACTCCATCGGACGCTGACTCAGGCGTCTTTGCACATGGCGAAGCAAATCGTATTCCGCGCGAAACTCTGCGTCTTCTGCTATCCGCGTTTCGATCTCGCGCGCGTGCTCCGCAGACAAATTACCGTCAACATAGAGCAACAATTTATCGCGATCAGTCATATCTCCTCCCCTTGCCATTCGCGGTACAGCGGCATAAGCAAATCGCGTAAACGCGCCCGTGCCCGCGAAAGCCTCGACTTAACAGTGCCGACAGAAACATCCAAAACATCGGCGATTTCCTCTTGAGAAAGATCCTCTATATCTTTCATAATCACCACTGCGCGATGCTCGGGCGACAGGTGATTGAGCACCTTCTGAATCTCCTCGCGCAAACCAATGCGCTCAATATCATTTTGCGGTTCATCCGTACCCAAAAACCGATCCAGTGCCATATCGCTCGCCTCTTGCATCCCCTCAATAGAAACCCGGTCGGGACGCCGTTTTTCGCGCTGGGCAAACGTGAGGCAAACATTGGTGGCAACGCGATACAAATACGTGTAAAAACTCGACCGCCCCTCAAACTTTCCCAGTGCTTTATACACTCTGACAAATGCCTCTTGCGCCGCATCCCTTGCCGCTTCCGGATCGCCGAGAATCGAACACGCCAGACCGTAAATTCGGTCTTCATAATGTTCAACCAGATGGCGGAAAGCCTGCACATCGCCTTTTTGGCATTGACGAATCAGATCTCGTTCATCAAAATCAGCCACTTATTTTTTCCTTTGACTCTGATATGAATAGATGTCCAAGGTTATCTTTTGGTCTATTCGTCTATTCGCTGATTCGTCTATTCGTTGATTCGTTGATTCGGATATCCGTTTCGCAGGATTAGACCACCAGATCAACACTCGCGTTCCCAATAAAACAAAAAAATGGACATCGCTTTGAGCAATGTCCATTTCCGGCAACACAGATGCCTATTCCGTAATAATATCGGCAAATGTCATACCCGAGGGAATCATGGGCAACACATGCTCTTGATACGGCACAACCACATCGAGCAAATAGGGACCACTGGAAGAAATCATGCGATCAATAGCCGGCACGAGATCCTCCTTGCGCTCCGCTCGTTCGGCAGGCACGCGAAAACCCTTTGCTATCGCCACATAATCGGGAAAAATGGCGTGACTCGGCGGAATATTCATATCTTCATGCGCCTGCGCTGCTTCTGGATCTCCAATAAACGTATGCCCGCGATTGCTCTTGTAAAAGCGATCCTCCCATTGCACCACCATACCCAGATGCTGATTGTTGAGAATCATAGTCTTAACGGGAATTTTCTCCGCATAAAGCGTCGCCAACTCCTGCACATTCATCGCAAAACTGCCATCGCCATCAATATCAATAACCAGCGCATCGGGAAAAGCCAATTGCGCCCCCAGCGCAGCGGGCAAACCAAAACCCATCGCCCCCAGACCGCCCGACGTGAGCCAACGGCGCGGCTCATCAAAAGGATAGAATTGCGCCGCCCACATCTGGTGTTGCCCCACCCCTGTGGATATAATGGCCTTACCCTGCGTCATCTTATAAAGCATCTCAATCGCATACTGGGGCAAAATGACATCTTCAACATCTTTGTATGTAAAGGGATACTTTGCCCTCCACGTTTCAATCTCATCACACCAGGCCTGATAATCGCCCGGCACGACAATACTGTTTAGCTCTTGCAGGGCATATTTAATATCGCTCACAATCGGCAAATGGGCGACCTTGTTTTTATTGATCTCAGAGGGATCAATATCGATATGCACAATGCGACCGTGTTTGCAAAACTCCTCGAGCTTACCCGTCACCCGATCATCAAAACGCACCCCAAATGCCAGCAACAAATCGGCGTGATTGATAGCGTAATTGGCGTAAACCGACCCGTGCATACCCAGCATTTGCAAAGACTGGGAATCCGTCTGAGGAAAAACCCCCAGTCCCATCAGCGTCTGTGCCACGGGAATGCGCGTTTTGCGCGCAAACTCGCGAAGCTCTTCCGACGCCTCGGCAGTCACAATACCCCCACCGGCATAAATAAGCGGGCATTTGGATTCTAAAATCGCCTGCGCAACCTCTTGCATTTGCGCGCGGCTGGCATGAAAATGGTTAGGGGTATAACTGCGAATAGAAACCGTC
It contains:
- a CDS encoding gamma-glutamyltransferase family protein, coding for MPELSWSFPYSSQRMPVMARNVVATSQPLAAQAGLQMLLNGGNAVDAALATAMALTVVEPNMNGIGSDAFCILWDGEQIHGLNASGRSPKAWSPELFAGHAVMPQRGWDAVTVPGCVSAWASLSERFGVLPFEALFGPAIHYARDGFVVSPITGHSWAQAVYNYGDMPDWMATFAPGGRAPKIGKKFMCEAQARTLERIAETGGEAFYSGDLAEKIAAHAKRTGGAMTEGDLAEHRVDWVDTMTVDFGDYTLHEIPPNGQGIAALIALGMLEYWDLSGYAVDSADSLHLQIEAMKLAYADTHRYVSDPGTRDIEFAQLLDPDYLAQRARLIDLKRAGVPAFGMPRGDTVYLTAADENGMMVSFIQSNYMGFGSGIVIPDTGISMQNRGAGFVLTEGHPNRVDGGKRPYHTIIPAFATREGQPVMSFGVMGGHMQPQGHAQMMIRIFAYGQNPQAACDAPRWQVFGGLGVGIEPGVDAGVLDDLRARGHDVQIPPAIGYGGGQLIYKLDDGYCAASDPRKDGLAVGY
- a CDS encoding VOC family protein, which produces MESDFDYQMPSYTTLMVHDLNISTRWYCDTLGFSLVSQMPGAQGDPIMSHLRWAPHADLILMEEGPNSLIASIRGAGVTLNFTVLRESVDAIADRVRRDGNVQVSGPHDRPWNAREVIVIDPNGYRLNFTEPLRAPVDGDDLMNDVIKGITLN
- a CDS encoding DUF3047 domain-containing protein gives rise to the protein MIRTIFWNLFKIGFFVFPCVVQAQDRVAVDMGGDWLRRDWDDCGENVTGQHRDGVFAIRSDHAAALFWQVPTKNGTALSVDRSQGWIKRCDRPPRGFGKDVREQAQGKYDLISATEYPYISWRWRVSNTIDDSDTADHKGKIQKSGDDFAAKIGISVLNTRGKLREVAYLWTRTIPEETSLTQVTSVALGIVKYKWYRIVAESGDQNVNQWVGESRNFYKDFKRFYPDEEPAEVVRVYLMSDSDNTGSKVTGAFADLMFHRKPPEG
- a CDS encoding periplasmic heavy metal sensor, translated to MKRKIIYAVIGVFIIGIIGSVAFVKHADAQRGKRRGMRGGMAALELTDEQKEKMNSLRSAHQKAMVDLRAAHAKARIDLGEIRKQDNPSASDIQAKVDAVTAAQGKIMAREIQHNIDVRNLLTAEQKEKLGEMRRGGREGFRGRGGSGFRGRGGPGFRGRGPGFRDGDGPRFRGRGWFRGRRGGDRDQMKKESEAQEKSEMKEKSEHHGEESSEM
- a CDS encoding sigma-70 family RNA polymerase sigma factor, with amino-acid sequence MADFDERDLIRQCQKGDVQAFRHLVEHYEDRIYGLACSILGDPEAARDAAQEAFVRVYKALGKFEGRSSFYTYLYRVATNVCLTFAQREKRRPDRVSIEGMQEASDMALDRFLGTDEPQNDIERIGLREEIQKVLNHLSPEHRAVVIMKDIEDLSQEEIADVLDVSVGTVKSRLSRARARLRDLLMPLYREWQGEEI
- the ilvB gene encoding biosynthetic-type acetolactate synthase large subunit: MASKSQTPASGSTSGEMRGADILVECLIREGVEVLFGYPGGASMEMHQSLTRSNIQVVLCRHEQGEIFAAEGYAKVSGKVGVCMATSGPGATNLVTGLADAKMDSVPLVAITGQVPTAVIGRDAFQETPIIEVTRQITKHNYLVDRIEDIPRIVKEAFYIASSGRPGPVLIDIPKNVQQSACVPDFPETVSIRSYTPNHFHASRAQMQEVAQAILESKCPLIYAGGGIVTAEASEELREFARKTRIPVAQTLMGLGVFPQTDSQSLQMLGMHGSVYANYAINHADLLLAFGVRFDDRVTGKLEEFCKHGRIVHIDIDPSEINKNKVAHLPIVSDIKYALQELNSIVVPGDYQAWCDEIETWRAKYPFTYKDVEDVILPQYAIEMLYKMTQGKAIISTGVGQHQMWAAQFYPFDEPRRWLTSGGLGAMGFGLPAALGAQLAFPDALVIDIDGDGSFAMNVQELATLYAEKIPVKTMILNNQHLGMVVQWEDRFYKSNRGHTFIGDPEAAQAHEDMNIPPSHAIFPDYVAIAKGFRVPAERAERKEDLVPAIDRMISSSGPYLLDVVVPYQEHVLPMIPSGMTFADIITE